Sequence from the Helianthus annuus cultivar XRQ/B chromosome 13, HanXRQr2.0-SUNRISE, whole genome shotgun sequence genome:
TGCAAATGGAAACCAAGAAAAGTTTCAGCAAAACGTGATTTTCCAGATCAGTTTTATGATGAGAACCGATGTGTTAAAAAACACAAAGCGTGTGAATCTGAAGAGGTGGTTGAAGGTTCTGCCGATAAAGAATTGGATTTCATTCCTCTTGACACAGAATCGGAATCGGAATCTGTGTATAGTGAAAATGATGGTTCTGGAACATGCGGTTCAAGTTATGACATTATACCGCGAATTGTTAATGTGGCAACGTATGGTTCGGATGAGGGGATAGAGAAGTTGGGTGTTTATAATGAAGTCAGAATTCATGGAGCGTGTTTAAAAGAAATAAGATGGTATGAAACGGAGGACGGTTTGAAGATTGAATTCTCAgttgaaaagttaaagaaagcGTGTCAATGATGGATCGTTTGGGAGGGCCTGTGAGAGTGTTGGTGATAATGTAACGAATGAGAGTGTTAGTGAAGAGGTTTGTTCTAGCCGAAGACGAGTTGCAGC
This genomic interval carries:
- the LOC110902695 gene encoding uncharacterized protein LOC110902695 encodes the protein MDSYSYGCKWKPRKVSAKRDFPDQFYDENRCVKKHKACESEEVVEGSADKELDFIPLDTESESESVYSENDGSGTCGSSYDIIPRIVNVATYGSDEGIEKLGVYNEVRIHGACLKEIRWYETEDGLKIEFSVEKLKKACQ